The following are encoded in a window of Artemia franciscana chromosome 5, ASM3288406v1, whole genome shotgun sequence genomic DNA:
- the LOC136027014 gene encoding ubiquitin-conjugating enzyme E2 J2-like, whose product MSRKISNHAVSRLKQDYIRLKRDPVPYITAEPLPSNILEWHYIVQGPQDSPYEGGYYHGKLVFPIDFPFKPPSIYMITPSGRFRVNTRLCLSISDYHPDTWNPAWSVSTILTGLLSFMLEKSPTLGSLETSDYEKRNWAAASLEFNLKKSVVKELFPEIYEKMSDEVQRRKLEAENAAKSASVESGSPSASSHIVGITDRLQSCLTNFGVLACVIAFGWVVQFVLSSIDY is encoded by the exons ATGAGCCGAAAGATTAGTAATCATGCTGTATCTCGGCTTAAGCAGGACTATATACGTCTGAAAAGAGATCCAGTGCCATACATAACTGCAGAACCACTACCATCCAATATACTTGAATG gcATTATATAGTGCAAGGACCACAAGATAGTCCGTATGAAGGTGGTTATTACCATGGAAAACTGGTCTTTCCCATAGATTTTCCCTTCAAACCCCCTAGTATTTATATGATCACCCCAAGTGGAAG GTTCAGAGTCAATACAAGGCTTTGTCTGTCCATAAGCGACTACCATCCTGACACCTGGAATCCTGCGTGGAGTGTTTCTACAATTCTTACTGGTCTTCTTAGCTTCATG cttgaaaaAAGCCCTACATTAGGAAGTCTAGAAACATCAGATTATGAAAAGCGGAACTGGGCTGCTGCCAGTTTAGAATTCAATCTGAAGAAAAGTGTAGTCAAAGAACTATTCCCAGAAATTTATGAG aaAATGTCAGATGAAGTTCAAAGGAGAAAATTGGAAGCTGAAAATGCAGCCAAATCAGCATCAGTTGAATCTGGAAGTCCCTCTGCTTCTTCACACATAGTTGGAATAACAGATAGGCTGCAAAGCTGTCTCACAAATTTCGGAGTTTTAGCGTGCGTGATTGCATTCGGTTGGGTTGTTCAGTTTGTTCTCAGTTCTATTGACTATTGA